The genomic DNA GAATGGGCCTAACGTTCCCATTAGCGTCGCTATACATTGTAAGTCGTCTTCTACGGCTCCATGCATCAACCGACCAAACTGTAGCGGATTACCAGTCATGAATATTGCCACCAGCCGGCATGCCCTTCCTCACCGCAAATGCGCTCGCCGCCCTTGCCGAATCCGCCGTGTCGGCCGGCTCCGCCGCCCTCGGCAGAGCGGTCCACGCCCAAATTTTCAAGACCTTCGATAGCCCCTTCCCTTCTTTTCTCTCCAACCACCTTGTCAACATGTACTCCAAACTTGACCTGCCCAAATCCGCCCAGCTAGTCCTCTTGCTAGCCCCTTCTCGCTGTGTCGTCACCTGGACTGCCTTCATCTCTGGGTCCGTCCAGAACGGCCACTTCGTCTCTGCTCTCGTTCACTTCTCTCATATGCGCCTTGAGGGAGTGCATCCCAATGACTTCACCTTCCCTTGCGCCTTCAAGGCATCCGGCTCGCTCCGATGGCCCGCGACCGGAAAACAGCTTCATGGGTTGGCCATTAAGGATGGTCAGATACACGACGTCTTTGTGGGGTGTAGTGCTTTTGATATGTATTGCAAAACGGGTCTTCGAGAGGACGCTGGTAAACTATTCGATGAAATGCCCGAGAGGAACATTGCTACATGGAATGCGTATATTTCGAACTCTGTGTTCGACGGCCGGCCTCAGAGTGCCATATCTGCATTTATTGAGTTTAGGCGCATTGGTGGGGAGCCCGATTCAATTACGTTTTGTGCCTTTCTCAGTGCCTGTTCGGACTGTTCGTACTTGGAACTGGGGCGACAATTGCATGGGTTTGTAATTAGATATGGGTACGAGGCAGATGTCTCAGTTGCAAATGggatgatttatttttatgggAAATGCCAACAGGTTAGTTCCTCCGAGTCAATTTTTATTGGCATTGGCAAACCAAATGAAGTTTCATGGTGTTCGATGGTGGCAACCTATGAGCAAAATGATCAGCAGGAGAGGGCTTGTTTGGCGTTCATACGGGCAAGAGAAGCCGGCATGGAGCCAACAGATTTTATGGTTTCCAGTGCTCTGAGTGCTTGTGCTGGGCTTGCAGGCCTTGAATTGGGCAGGTCCCTTCATGCACTAGGCGTAAAGGCCTGCATCGACAAGAACGTATTTGTGGGAAGTGCTCTTGTCGACAT from Diospyros lotus cultivar Yz01 chromosome 4, ASM1463336v1, whole genome shotgun sequence includes the following:
- the LOC127798855 gene encoding pentatricopeptide repeat-containing protein At4g14850: MPFLTANALAALAESAVSAGSAALGRAVHAQIFKTFDSPFPSFLSNHLVNMYSKLDLPKSAQLVLLLAPSRCVVTWTAFISGSVQNGHFVSALVHFSHMRLEGVHPNDFTFPCAFKASGSLRWPATGKQLHGLAIKDGQIHDVFVGCSAFDMYCKTGLREDAGKLFDEMPERNIATWNAYISNSVFDGRPQSAISAFIEFRRIGGEPDSITFCAFLSACSDCSYLELGRQLHGFVIRYGYEADVSVANGMIYFYGKCQQVSSSESIFIGIGKPNEVSWCSMVATYEQNDQQERACLAFIRAREAGMEPTDFMVSSALSACAGLAGLELGRSLHALGVKACIDKNVFVGSALVDMYGKSGSIEDCETAFYEMPETNLVTWNALLNGYAHQGYADMALALFQEMTCGFHVLVPNYVTLVSVLSACSRAGEVKLGMEIFESMRSRYGIEPGVEHYACVVDMLGRAGKVELAFEFIKRMPILPSVSVWGALLGACRVHGRPELGKVAAQNLFELDPHDSGNHVLLSNMFAAAGRWEEANLVREEMKDVGIKKGAGCSWISVKNIIHVFQAKDTSHGRHPEIQAMLAKLRREMKAAGYVTDTKFALYDLEEEEKESEVWHHSEKIALAFGLVALPPGVPIRITKNLRVCVDCHSAIKFVSRIVGREIIVRDNNRFHRFKDNHCSCRDHW